From Chlamydiifrater volucris, one genomic window encodes:
- a CDS encoding succinate dehydrogenase, whose product MYEKSKKPCVAGGRFSFFLRVLHSISGVAFTFFLCEHLLTNFLASSFGGNGKFFVALVNRFHAIPGLKFIEIFCLALPFMVHAIIGVVYAINGQFNTHSKYGNTPKCNFARNHAYVWQRVTAWALLLAVGFHVVHMRFVLYPSKVEWRGKFYFAVTSLGKQVLPTVGETAEYQVLVQKERLAFPDELEKNLANEKVLILASSAGKAFHYIVRKALASLWVAILYTILVLTSVFHGFNGLWTFCSRWGVVETARQQKILRLGIYGIIIPIFSILGVYTIWSLHFAF is encoded by the coding sequence ATGTATGAAAAAAGCAAGAAACCTTGTGTAGCTGGTGGTCGGTTTTCTTTTTTCTTGCGAGTACTTCACTCTATTTCTGGGGTAGCATTCACATTCTTTCTGTGTGAACATCTTCTTACAAATTTTTTGGCGTCGTCCTTTGGAGGTAACGGGAAGTTTTTTGTAGCTCTTGTCAATAGATTTCACGCTATCCCAGGCTTAAAATTTATAGAGATTTTCTGTTTAGCTTTACCTTTCATGGTACATGCTATCATTGGGGTAGTCTATGCAATTAATGGACAGTTTAATACGCACAGTAAGTATGGAAATACTCCAAAGTGTAATTTTGCAAGAAATCATGCTTACGTGTGGCAACGCGTTACAGCTTGGGCACTTCTATTAGCAGTAGGATTTCATGTAGTACACATGAGATTTGTTTTATACCCGTCCAAGGTGGAATGGAGAGGAAAATTTTATTTCGCCGTGACATCTCTTGGGAAACAAGTTCTTCCAACGGTGGGGGAAACAGCAGAATATCAAGTGCTGGTCCAGAAAGAAAGACTGGCTTTCCCCGATGAGTTGGAGAAAAATCTGGCTAATGAGAAAGTTCTAATATTGGCATCGAGTGCTGGCAAAGCCTTCCATTACATTGTTAGAAAGGCTTTGGCTTCACTCTGGGTAGCAATACTTTATACAATTCTTGTCTTAACTTCTGTGTTTCATGGTTTTAATGGGTTGTGGACGTTTTGTTCCCGATGGGGAGTTGTTGAAACAGCCAGGCAACAAAAAATTTTGCGTTTGGGAATTTATGGGATAATTATTCCTATATTTTCAATTTTGGGTGTTTACACCATTTGGAGTTTACATTTTGCGTTTTAA
- the eno gene encoding phosphopyruvate hydratase, whose product MQEVAIVDIQSREILDSRGFPTVSVKIFTDLGIEAEALVPSGASTGTKEALELRDNDNQRYSGKGVLKAVHNVNTTLRKLLVGQNIFNQILIDTMMCEADGTSNKSNLGANAILGVSLAVAKAAAASLDIPLYRYLGGAFASILPCPMMNLINGGMHADNGLEFQEFMIRPVGAPTFAEALRMGAEVFHALKKLLNTKNLATGVGDEGGFAPNLSSNEEALTLLLEAIEKAGFIPGKDISLALDCAASSFYDSKARLYAGSRTSEEQITLLSKLCSQFPIDSIEDGLAEDDIEGWKKLSNILGDKVQIVGDDIFVTNPQIIAESISQGIANAVLIKFNQIGTLSETIEAISLAQSNGYATIISHRSGETEDTTIADLAVALGAGQIKTGSISRSERIAKYNRLLAIEAELSSQALFKDSNIFAC is encoded by the coding sequence ATGCAAGAAGTAGCTATAGTTGATATTCAATCCCGAGAGATCCTGGATTCCAGAGGGTTTCCTACAGTATCCGTAAAAATTTTCACTGATTTGGGAATCGAGGCTGAAGCTCTTGTACCGTCAGGAGCATCCACTGGTACTAAAGAGGCCCTGGAATTGCGTGATAACGATAATCAGCGTTATTCAGGCAAGGGCGTTCTAAAAGCTGTCCACAATGTCAACACGACCTTACGTAAGCTTCTCGTCGGTCAAAATATTTTTAACCAGATCCTTATCGATACAATGATGTGCGAAGCGGATGGCACTTCCAACAAATCCAATTTGGGTGCCAATGCCATTCTAGGCGTTTCACTTGCTGTTGCTAAAGCAGCGGCAGCTTCTTTAGATATCCCTCTCTATCGCTACTTGGGCGGTGCTTTTGCTTCCATATTACCTTGTCCTATGATGAATCTTATTAACGGTGGAATGCACGCAGATAACGGGTTGGAATTCCAAGAATTTATGATTCGCCCTGTGGGAGCTCCTACATTTGCTGAGGCCCTACGTATGGGTGCAGAAGTTTTTCATGCGCTAAAAAAATTGCTCAACACAAAAAACCTAGCGACAGGCGTAGGAGACGAGGGTGGGTTTGCTCCAAACCTTTCTTCTAACGAAGAAGCTTTGACATTATTACTGGAAGCTATAGAAAAAGCTGGCTTCATACCTGGAAAAGACATTTCTTTAGCTCTTGACTGTGCCGCTTCTTCTTTCTACGATTCTAAGGCACGCCTTTATGCAGGATCAAGAACTAGTGAAGAACAAATAACTCTGTTGTCCAAACTTTGCAGTCAGTTCCCTATAGATTCCATAGAAGACGGTTTAGCCGAAGACGATATTGAAGGATGGAAAAAACTTTCAAACATTCTCGGAGATAAAGTTCAAATTGTAGGTGACGATATTTTCGTTACCAACCCGCAAATCATTGCTGAAAGCATCTCTCAAGGAATCGCCAATGCTGTCCTTATTAAATTTAATCAAATAGGCACTCTGTCAGAAACCATAGAAGCTATTTCTTTGGCACAAAGCAATGGATACGCTACCATCATTTCTCATCGATCAGGGGAAACAGAAGATACCACTATAGCAGATCTAGCTGTAGCCCTGGGAGCTGGTCAGATTAAGACTGGATCCATTTCGCGCTCAGAGCGCATAGCTAAATACAATCGTCTTTTAGCAATAGAAGCAGAACTCAGTAGCCAAGCACTTTTCAAAGATTCCAATATCTTTGCTTGTTAA
- the sdhA gene encoding succinate dehydrogenase flavoprotein subunit, which translates to MGRSGRVIVVGGGLAGLSAAIKLADAGLLVEIISLTKVKRSHSVCAQGGINAAVNLKEGEEDSPHRHAYDTIKGGDFLADQPPVLEMCLAAPRIIRMLDNWGCPFNRNSKGELDVRRFGGTLYSRTVFCGASTGQQLMYTLDEQVRRREVAGHITKRENHEFVRLVMDDSGRTCGVVLMNLFNNRLEILSADAVVIATGGPGVIFRLSTNSVFCTGSANGKLFMQGMHYANPEFIQIHPSAIPGKDKLRLISESVRGEGGRIWVPGDASKTLLFPDGSKRACGQTGKPWYFLEEMYPAYGNLVSRDVGARAILQVCEAGMGIGGGQEVFLDVTHLPAENRKKLEAVLEIYRKFTGEDPNTTPMRIFPAVHYSMGGAWVDWPAADDIDRNKRYRHMTNLEGCFNCGESDFLYHGANRLGANSLLSCIYAGFLTGDEVAAFIRDKGHQNKVSSSVFENSLTEEKEYNEKLLKNSGRENVFRLHEEIADVMVKNVTVKRNNKDLKDTLEKLKEFRERFNNIGIQDSSKFANKTFHFARRLKPMLELALAITKGALLRNEFRGSHFKPEFPERDDKNWLKTTIASYSLDEPSISYVPVDVRHVVPVSRDYTKGNKEEKIELMNVPQNIKLPV; encoded by the coding sequence ATGGGAAGAAGTGGTAGAGTTATCGTTGTCGGGGGAGGATTGGCTGGATTATCTGCAGCGATAAAGTTAGCAGACGCTGGGCTGCTTGTGGAAATCATTTCTTTGACCAAAGTTAAGAGGTCACATTCTGTTTGTGCTCAAGGTGGAATAAACGCTGCAGTCAATCTCAAGGAAGGAGAGGAGGATTCTCCTCACAGACATGCTTACGATACGATAAAAGGGGGAGATTTTTTAGCAGATCAACCCCCTGTTTTAGAAATGTGCTTGGCTGCTCCTAGAATTATCAGAATGTTGGATAATTGGGGATGTCCTTTCAACAGAAATTCAAAAGGGGAGTTGGATGTACGACGTTTTGGAGGAACACTCTATAGTCGAACAGTGTTTTGTGGAGCGTCCACTGGTCAACAGTTGATGTATACTCTAGATGAGCAAGTACGACGCAGGGAAGTGGCCGGCCACATTACGAAAAGAGAAAACCATGAGTTTGTCAGACTAGTGATGGATGACTCTGGACGGACATGTGGTGTTGTTCTCATGAATTTATTCAATAACCGTCTGGAGATTTTGTCAGCAGATGCTGTTGTCATAGCTACAGGCGGGCCTGGCGTTATATTTCGCTTGTCTACAAATTCTGTTTTTTGCACAGGGTCTGCTAATGGAAAATTATTCATGCAAGGTATGCACTACGCGAATCCTGAATTTATTCAGATCCATCCTTCAGCTATTCCAGGAAAAGACAAATTACGGTTGATATCAGAATCTGTTCGAGGAGAGGGTGGACGAATTTGGGTCCCTGGGGATGCTTCGAAGACTTTGCTATTCCCTGATGGTTCGAAAAGGGCTTGTGGACAGACAGGAAAACCTTGGTATTTCCTAGAAGAGATGTATCCCGCTTACGGAAATCTGGTTAGCAGAGATGTGGGAGCTAGAGCTATCTTGCAAGTGTGTGAAGCTGGAATGGGTATTGGGGGAGGTCAGGAAGTATTTTTAGATGTCACACACTTACCTGCTGAAAACAGAAAAAAATTGGAAGCTGTTTTAGAAATTTACAGAAAATTTACCGGAGAAGATCCAAATACTACGCCTATGCGGATCTTTCCTGCTGTTCATTATTCCATGGGTGGGGCTTGGGTGGATTGGCCAGCTGCTGATGATATTGATAGAAATAAACGCTACCGGCATATGACAAATTTAGAAGGCTGTTTCAATTGTGGGGAGTCAGATTTCCTATATCACGGAGCTAATCGGTTAGGGGCAAATTCGCTATTATCTTGTATTTACGCAGGGTTTTTAACGGGCGATGAAGTAGCCGCTTTCATCAGAGATAAGGGACACCAAAATAAAGTTTCTTCTTCGGTTTTTGAAAATTCTCTAACGGAGGAAAAAGAATATAATGAGAAGTTATTGAAAAATTCTGGCAGAGAAAATGTTTTTCGTCTTCATGAAGAAATAGCGGACGTTATGGTGAAGAATGTCACAGTAAAAAGAAATAACAAAGACTTGAAAGACACCTTAGAAAAGCTTAAAGAGTTTCGAGAAAGATTTAACAATATAGGGATACAAGATTCTTCAAAATTTGCCAACAAAACCTTCCATTTTGCTAGAAGGTTAAAGCCTATGCTTGAGCTGGCTTTAGCTATTACTAAGGGTGCTTTATTGCGAAATGAATTTAGGGGGTCGCATTTTAAACCGGAGTTCCCTGAACGAGACGACAAAAATTGGTTGAAGACAACTATTGCAAGTTACTCTCTAGATGAACCATCTATTTCCTACGTGCCTGTTGATGTAAGACATGTTGTGCCAGTGTCCAGAGATTACACGAAGGGAAATAAAGAGGAAAAGATAGAGTTAATGAATGTACCTCAAAATATAAAGCTGCCTGTATAG
- a CDS encoding porin → MQEKPNLEAHALSLRAGFFGDYVFNRLLKTDVPNTFFMSEEESDTAVSSHFVGKERPNVALHKNMTQSELYTNAGYLALNIWDRFDVFCTLGTTNAYIKGSSAAFNLVGLIGNTDAINATVVPNASIGNAFVELYTDAEFSWSIGARGALWECGCATLGAEFQYAQAKPEISQINVVSNVAQFSIAHPKGFVGKETKLPLPAESSGAPKLEKTKAVIADYSEWQVGLALAYRLNFISPYIGIKWSRAKIDFDGAYIAQPQLDSALFNLSTWNPTLSGTSTGTAHADVLTKVSVTLNKLKSRKILPVL, encoded by the coding sequence CTGCAAGAAAAGCCTAACCTCGAAGCCCACGCTCTCTCTTTACGCGCGGGCTTCTTCGGCGACTACGTCTTCAATAGACTCCTTAAAACCGATGTACCCAATACCTTCTTTATGTCTGAGGAGGAATCAGATACGGCTGTATCAAGTCACTTCGTAGGAAAAGAAAGACCCAACGTAGCTCTGCACAAAAATATGACGCAATCTGAACTCTACACCAATGCAGGCTATCTCGCTCTCAATATCTGGGATCGCTTCGATGTCTTCTGTACCCTAGGCACTACTAACGCCTATATCAAAGGATCTTCGGCTGCTTTTAATCTTGTTGGACTCATTGGAAACACTGATGCCATCAATGCAACAGTTGTTCCTAACGCCTCCATAGGAAATGCTTTCGTGGAACTTTACACGGATGCTGAGTTTTCTTGGAGCATCGGGGCTAGAGGCGCTCTTTGGGAATGCGGGTGTGCTACACTAGGGGCGGAATTCCAATATGCTCAAGCCAAACCCGAAATCTCTCAAATCAATGTCGTCTCTAACGTCGCTCAATTCTCTATCGCTCATCCTAAGGGATTTGTTGGGAAAGAAACCAAACTTCCTTTACCAGCAGAATCCTCTGGAGCTCCAAAATTAGAAAAAACAAAAGCTGTGATTGCTGATTACAGTGAGTGGCAAGTAGGATTGGCTTTAGCTTACAGACTCAACTTTATTTCGCCTTACATCGGTATCAAGTGGTCTAGAGCTAAAATCGACTTCGATGGCGCTTATATTGCTCAACCACAGCTAGACTCAGCCTTATTCAATTTATCTACATGGAACCCCACACTATCCGGAACATCTACAGGTACAGCTCATGCGGATGTTTTAACCAAAGTATCCGTCACCTTGAATAAATTGAAGTCTAGAAAAATATTACCTGTTTTATGA
- a CDS encoding TatD family hydrolase, translating to MSLIDAHLHLADQSFQDDIWEVLLRAEAEGVGTLLNVSTTQQELKNAFRYAEASPNIRFLHAAGTPPQDALGDMEEDFAFFTKTAREGRLSAIGEIGLDYGFVHNEQEKVRQQEVFKKYLSLALECDLPPVIHCRNAFEDFFAIIDTTYKNGRPGMLHCFTGSSEEAMQLVERDWYISISGIVTFKNAESLREVLQALPLELLLIETDAPYLAPVPFRGKKNEPAFIRHTFEKISSLKGVSVSELANIVKANMYQMLSIHERISDSQ from the coding sequence ATGTCTCTCATAGATGCGCATCTTCATCTTGCAGATCAATCTTTCCAAGATGATATTTGGGAAGTTTTGCTACGAGCTGAAGCAGAAGGCGTGGGAACTCTGCTTAACGTTTCTACGACTCAACAAGAATTAAAAAATGCTTTCCGCTATGCGGAGGCTTCTCCAAACATAAGATTTCTTCATGCTGCAGGAACTCCCCCTCAAGATGCTTTAGGAGATATGGAAGAGGATTTTGCTTTTTTCACCAAAACAGCTCGGGAAGGAAGGTTATCTGCTATTGGGGAGATTGGGTTAGATTATGGCTTTGTTCACAATGAGCAAGAGAAAGTCCGTCAACAAGAGGTTTTTAAGAAATATTTGTCTTTGGCTCTAGAATGTGATCTCCCGCCAGTAATTCATTGTAGGAATGCCTTTGAGGATTTTTTTGCCATAATAGATACTACTTATAAGAATGGGCGACCTGGAATGTTACACTGTTTTACAGGATCTTCTGAGGAAGCTATGCAGCTAGTCGAAAGAGACTGGTACATTTCCATTAGTGGTATAGTCACTTTTAAGAATGCTGAGTCCTTGAGGGAAGTGTTACAAGCTTTGCCCTTAGAACTTCTTCTAATAGAAACGGATGCTCCCTATTTGGCTCCCGTGCCTTTTCGAGGGAAAAAAAATGAACCAGCTTTTATTCGGCATACTTTTGAAAAAATCTCTTCTTTGAAGGGAGTTTCTGTTTCAGAATTGGCAAACATAGTGAAGGCCAACATGTATCAGATGCTCTCTATCCATGAAAGAATTAGTGATTCTCAATAA
- the sdhB gene encoding succinate dehydrogenase iron-sulfur subunit, giving the protein MSNEKFSRTFILKVFRGTPGCQFWEQFSLPLRPGENVISALMEVEKNPVNIDGKSVDPIVWEQGCLEDVCGSCSMLINGRPAQGCTALIANLLEETGTDTVTLAPFTKFPLIRDLMVDRSIMFENLKRVQAWVENPMEGDKYGVAVSQDQQELMYTLSTCMTCGCCAESCPQVHDESDFIGPAPVSQARLFNTYPGDRNTRKRLKVLASRGGLEGCGQAQNCVRVCPKKLPLTESISAMGRAVLKHEVFSFFSSFFKKKKKK; this is encoded by the coding sequence TTGAGTAACGAGAAATTTTCGCGGACGTTTATATTAAAGGTTTTTCGAGGAACACCAGGTTGTCAGTTTTGGGAGCAGTTTTCTTTGCCTTTGCGGCCAGGGGAAAATGTTATAAGTGCTCTGATGGAAGTGGAGAAAAATCCCGTCAATATAGACGGAAAATCAGTTGATCCCATTGTATGGGAACAAGGTTGCTTGGAAGATGTTTGTGGATCCTGTTCCATGCTTATCAACGGAAGACCAGCTCAAGGTTGCACAGCATTGATAGCTAATCTATTAGAGGAAACAGGGACAGACACTGTCACTTTAGCCCCTTTTACTAAGTTTCCTTTAATCAGAGATTTAATGGTTGATAGATCTATCATGTTTGAGAACCTCAAAAGAGTACAGGCTTGGGTGGAGAATCCAATGGAGGGGGATAAATATGGAGTCGCTGTGTCTCAGGACCAACAGGAGTTAATGTACACGTTGTCTACTTGCATGACTTGTGGTTGTTGTGCAGAATCGTGTCCACAAGTCCACGACGAATCGGACTTTATTGGGCCTGCACCCGTTTCACAGGCGCGACTTTTCAATACTTATCCAGGAGACAGAAATACGAGAAAGCGATTGAAGGTTCTGGCAAGCAGAGGAGGTTTAGAGGGGTGTGGGCAAGCGCAAAATTGCGTAAGAGTTTGTCCCAAAAAATTACCTTTAACGGAAAGTATTTCTGCTATGGGAAGAGCTGTTTTGAAACATGAAGTTTTTTCTTTTTTTAGCTCCTTCTTTAAGAAAAAAAAGAAAAAATAA
- a CDS encoding PP2C family protein-serine/threonine phosphatase has product MAIITPLGVNIFLLAKSRYQKTLSSAATVLREDSAFKVSTVTKIVPLSRNALSFLSDALDLDERFPSSPDLSLSQEMHHLFQEVYSELSLIKIDLESSHPTSLSGSIIASTRIEKIGQQQALKTSLNEPFQISVSYSDIEKAIVVSSSSNIYNKFSKKLEGVLLTTYSAEKFFQDLLIGQQENFIIQTAVITQDGLIIKASDPTLFLHQLTKPSSNIRPSKHLTIDTLKLGTSFIKFHHSNQEMWGFIEEIPELEISLLSYCPRDQLLKPLKIRILLYCAYLLFIVLGGLFAYSIAKILSYPIRKLATVMTQTRYVDNSTPYTATKFGFEINRLGTIFNDLIQNLSTQQKLAEKNFHKKESALQELQLGEQAQRSLLPSSIPTYPGIATTYNFSPATTVGGDFFDVFVKGEGEQAQFFVVIADASGKGVNACGHSLFLKNMLKTFLMELSSIEEAVKKTAVTFFPFTEETGMFVTLCIYRYTHSSGIIDYYSCGHNPGYYISPEGVIQTLYHPGMALGFVPDVPIFPVSTLKPQKGSVITLYSDGVTEAHNNKDLLFGEQRLQQCLERYYKLSPKELSSSILSEIKNFAEDHPQHDDITLFIFKFL; this is encoded by the coding sequence GTGGCAATAATTACCCCTCTGGGGGTAAACATCTTCCTGCTGGCGAAGTCCCGATACCAAAAAACCTTGTCTTCCGCTGCCACAGTACTAAGAGAAGATTCAGCATTCAAGGTCTCGACGGTAACTAAAATTGTTCCTTTGTCAAGAAATGCATTATCATTTTTATCTGATGCTTTAGATCTAGATGAACGCTTCCCTTCTTCACCAGATCTATCTTTAAGTCAGGAAATGCACCACTTATTTCAAGAAGTATATAGCGAACTATCTCTGATTAAAATTGATCTCGAAAGTAGCCATCCTACGTCACTATCAGGTTCCATTATAGCCTCAACACGGATAGAAAAAATTGGGCAACAACAAGCCCTAAAAACTTCTTTGAACGAACCTTTTCAAATTTCAGTGTCTTACTCAGATATTGAAAAAGCTATCGTAGTCTCCTCTTCATCTAATATTTATAATAAGTTCTCTAAAAAATTAGAGGGAGTATTATTAACAACTTACAGTGCAGAAAAATTTTTCCAAGATCTCCTAATCGGTCAGCAAGAAAACTTTATTATCCAAACAGCTGTCATCACTCAAGATGGGTTAATTATCAAAGCCTCTGATCCTACTCTTTTTTTACACCAGCTGACAAAACCTTCCTCCAATATACGACCGTCCAAACACTTAACCATTGACACCTTGAAACTAGGTACTTCTTTTATAAAATTTCACCATAGCAACCAGGAAATGTGGGGATTCATAGAAGAAATTCCAGAACTTGAAATTTCTCTTCTTTCCTATTGTCCTAGAGATCAACTTCTAAAACCATTGAAAATAAGAATACTTCTATATTGTGCTTATCTACTTTTTATCGTTTTGGGAGGATTATTCGCTTATAGCATAGCTAAAATTCTTTCCTACCCTATTCGCAAGTTGGCCACAGTAATGACTCAAACTCGCTATGTAGACAATTCTACCCCTTACACAGCAACAAAATTTGGTTTTGAAATTAACCGATTGGGCACTATCTTCAATGACCTCATCCAAAATCTCTCTACTCAGCAAAAACTGGCAGAAAAAAACTTTCACAAAAAAGAATCCGCTCTACAAGAGTTACAACTAGGAGAACAAGCCCAACGCAGCCTCTTGCCAAGCTCCATCCCCACATATCCGGGAATAGCAACCACTTATAATTTTTCTCCAGCAACTACTGTTGGAGGAGACTTTTTTGATGTTTTTGTAAAAGGTGAGGGCGAGCAAGCACAATTTTTTGTCGTAATAGCCGATGCTTCAGGGAAGGGCGTCAATGCTTGCGGGCACTCTCTATTTTTGAAGAATATGCTAAAGACGTTCCTCATGGAACTATCTTCTATAGAAGAGGCAGTAAAAAAAACTGCTGTAACCTTTTTCCCTTTCACAGAAGAAACAGGCATGTTTGTCACTCTATGTATCTATCGATACACACATTCTTCCGGAATCATCGACTACTACTCTTGTGGGCACAACCCCGGATATTATATCTCCCCAGAAGGTGTGATACAAACGCTTTATCACCCAGGAATGGCCTTGGGATTTGTTCCCGATGTGCCCATATTTCCGGTATCAACACTGAAACCTCAAAAAGGTTCTGTAATTACACTATATTCCGATGGTGTTACAGAAGCCCATAATAACAAAGATCTCTTGTTCGGAGAGCAAAGATTACAGCAATGCTTGGAAAGATATTATAAACTGTCACCCAAAGAGCTCTCCTCGTCTATCCTTTCGGAAATTAAAAACTTTGCTGAAGATCATCCCCAACATGATGATATAACTTTGTTTATCTTTAAATTTCTCTAA
- a CDS encoding porin, producing the protein MNTKRTNGDPCDPCSTWCDALSLRAGFFGDYVFNRLLKTDVPNTFFMSAAKTGTVGANSFSGTERPNTALHKNMTQSQLYTNAGYLALNIWDRFDVFCTLGTTNAYIKGSSAAFNLVGLFGNTDTTEANNIETTVPNVSVGNAFVELYTDAEFSWSIGARGALWECGCATLGAEFQYAQAKPEISQINVVSNVAQFSIAHPKGFVGRDIKLPLPTLDDKSIPDLSKTKSVSANYSEWQVGLALAYRLNFISPYVGIKWSRAKIDFDGAYIAQPQLETAESDLLTWNPTLAGTGTATRYADLLTKVSVTLNKLKVKGLDPLYNRGSYTSIRLFL; encoded by the coding sequence ATCAATACAAAAAGAACTAACGGAGATCCTTGCGACCCTTGCTCCACTTGGTGCGACGCTCTCTCTTTACGCGCGGGCTTCTTCGGCGACTACGTCTTCAATAGACTCCTTAAAACCGATGTACCCAATACCTTCTTTATGTCAGCAGCTAAAACAGGTACTGTAGGAGCTAACAGTTTTTCCGGTACAGAAAGACCAAATACAGCTCTTCACAAAAATATGACACAATCTCAGCTCTATACCAATGCAGGCTACCTCGCTCTCAATATCTGGGATCGCTTCGACGTCTTCTGTACCCTAGGTACTACTAACGCCTACATCAAAGGATCTTCGGCTGCTTTTAATCTTGTCGGACTATTTGGGAATACTGATACAACCGAAGCAAATAACATCGAAACAACCGTACCCAACGTTTCCGTCGGAAACGCTTTTGTAGAACTTTACACAGACGCAGAGTTTTCCTGGAGTATTGGCGCTAGAGGTGCTCTCTGGGAATGCGGGTGTGCTACACTAGGTGCGGAATTCCAATACGCTCAGGCCAAACCCGAAATCTCCCAAATCAACGTCGTCTCTAATGTCGCTCAATTCTCTATCGCCCATCCTAAAGGTTTCGTTGGAAGAGATATTAAACTTCCTTTACCTACACTGGACGATAAATCCATTCCTGATCTCAGCAAAACTAAATCTGTGTCAGCAAATTATAGTGAATGGCAAGTAGGATTGGCTCTAGCTTATAGACTTAACTTTATCTCGCCTTATGTCGGTATCAAATGGTCCAGAGCTAAAATCGATTTCGATGGCGCTTATATCGCCCAACCTCAGCTAGAAACAGCAGAATCAGACCTTCTTACCTGGAACCCAACTTTAGCCGGAACTGGTACAGCGACGCGATATGCAGACCTCTTAACAAAAGTATCCGTCACCTTGAATAAATTGAAGGTTAAAGGATTAGACCCCCTATACAATAGAGGGTCTTATACATCTATTAGGCTTTTCTTGTAG